One window from the genome of Rhodococcus sp. ABRD24 encodes:
- a CDS encoding alpha/beta hydrolase — MLHDEGGTGRPILLLHGLMGSSRTWARHVPWLREHGRVYTFDAAGHGRPIDGNPTTENFVADLAASLGEIAEPITVIGHSMGALHAWCFAAVHPERVRALVLEDMAPDFRGRTANDWAAMVSAWPQPFPSEQSVLDYFGEVAGRYFLDSFERRADGWYLHGEVEVFRSISEEWGNRHFWSQWESVRAPALLIEGEFTITPEGQMRRMLEGHDGARYVWVSDAGHLVHDDQPERYRNAVEEFLKSLD, encoded by the coding sequence GTGTTGCACGACGAGGGTGGGACGGGTCGGCCGATACTGCTGTTGCACGGCCTGATGGGCAGCTCGCGGACGTGGGCGCGGCATGTGCCGTGGCTGCGGGAGCACGGCCGTGTCTACACGTTCGACGCCGCCGGGCATGGACGCCCGATCGACGGAAATCCCACGACCGAAAACTTCGTCGCCGATCTCGCTGCGTCACTCGGCGAGATAGCAGAACCCATCACCGTGATCGGGCACTCGATGGGGGCGCTGCACGCCTGGTGCTTTGCTGCGGTCCACCCCGAGCGGGTTCGGGCGCTGGTTCTCGAAGACATGGCACCGGATTTTCGGGGACGCACCGCGAACGACTGGGCCGCAATGGTTTCCGCGTGGCCCCAGCCGTTCCCGAGTGAGCAGTCGGTGCTCGACTATTTCGGTGAGGTGGCTGGCCGCTACTTCCTGGACTCGTTCGAGCGCCGCGCCGACGGCTGGTATCTGCACGGTGAGGTCGAGGTGTTCCGCAGCATCTCCGAGGAGTGGGGCAACCGCCACTTCTGGTCCCAGTGGGAGTCGGTGCGCGCGCCGGCTCTGCTGATCGAGGGGGAGTTCACCATCACCCCGGAGGGGCAGATGCGCCGCATGCTGGAAGGGCATGACGGCGCTCGATACGTCTGGGTCTCGGACGCCGGGCACCTCGTCCACGACGACCAGCCCGAGCGGTACCGTAACGCCGTCGAGGAGTTCTTGAAGTCGCTCGACTGA
- a CDS encoding carbonic anhydrase yields MPNSNPISAWKALKQGNERFVSGTPMHPSQGIADRAKLVDAQHPTAVLFGCGDSRVAAEIIFDVGLGDMFVVRTAGHVIDSSVLGSIEYAVEILNVPLIVVFGHDGCGAVKATLDALDNGRIPNGFIRDVVERVAPSILMGRKEGLTTVDELEGRHVVETGSLLMQRSRIIAERVERGTCAIVGVTYKLSDGDIKLQGAVGDIGESVDRD; encoded by the coding sequence ATGCCCAATTCCAACCCGATCTCCGCTTGGAAGGCCCTCAAGCAGGGTAACGAGCGATTCGTCAGCGGCACCCCGATGCATCCGAGCCAGGGTATTGCCGACCGGGCGAAGTTGGTCGACGCCCAGCATCCGACGGCAGTCCTCTTCGGCTGTGGCGACTCCCGCGTCGCTGCCGAGATCATCTTCGACGTCGGCCTCGGTGACATGTTCGTCGTCCGCACGGCCGGCCACGTCATCGACAGTTCGGTCCTCGGCTCCATCGAGTACGCCGTCGAGATCCTCAATGTGCCGCTCATCGTCGTGTTCGGTCATGACGGCTGCGGTGCGGTCAAGGCGACCCTCGATGCTCTCGACAATGGTCGGATCCCCAACGGGTTCATCCGCGACGTCGTCGAGCGCGTCGCGCCGTCGATCCTGATGGGCCGCAAGGAAGGTCTGACGACGGTCGACGAACTCGAAGGCCGGCATGTCGTGGAGACCGGTTCGCTGCTGATGCAGCGTTCGCGCATCATCGCCGAACGGGTCGAGCGGGGCACGTGTGCAATCGTCGGCGTCACCTACAAGTTGTCCGACGGTGACATCAAGCTGCAGGGCGCCGTCGGTGACATCGGGGAGTCGGTCGACCGAGACTGA
- a CDS encoding A/G-specific adenine glycosylase, with amino-acid sequence MQVDSSALLRWYEEQARDLPWRRDGVTAWQILMSEIMLQQTPVVRVAPIWEEWVRRWPVPSLMAASSQADVLRAWGKLGYPRRALRLHECAGVIANQHGDVVPADVDVLLSLPGIGDYTARAVACFAYGQRVPVVDTNVRRVVARAIHGRADQGSPSAKRDMADVDQLLPRTRHRAATFSAALMELGATVCTARTPGCERCPLPSCAWVEAGKPAHIGEPRKVQKFAGTDRQVRGKLMDVLRESAHPVERARLDLVWLSDPGQRDRALDSLLVDGLVEQTEDGLFALAGEGS; translated from the coding sequence ATGCAGGTGGACAGTTCGGCACTGCTGCGGTGGTACGAGGAGCAGGCCCGGGACCTGCCGTGGCGGCGCGACGGCGTCACCGCCTGGCAGATCCTCATGAGCGAGATCATGCTGCAGCAGACGCCCGTCGTCCGCGTCGCGCCGATCTGGGAGGAATGGGTGCGCAGGTGGCCGGTGCCCTCGCTGATGGCGGCGTCCAGCCAGGCCGACGTCCTCCGTGCATGGGGCAAGCTCGGATACCCGCGTCGGGCACTGCGCCTGCACGAATGCGCTGGAGTAATCGCCAACCAACACGGCGACGTGGTACCCGCCGACGTCGACGTCCTGCTCAGCCTGCCCGGCATCGGCGATTACACCGCGCGAGCCGTTGCCTGCTTCGCATATGGCCAGCGAGTCCCCGTGGTGGACACCAATGTTCGACGCGTCGTCGCCCGCGCGATACACGGTCGCGCCGACCAGGGAAGCCCGTCGGCGAAGCGCGATATGGCAGACGTGGACCAACTACTGCCCCGTACACGCCACCGCGCGGCGACATTCTCCGCAGCACTGATGGAACTCGGCGCCACCGTATGCACCGCCCGGACCCCCGGCTGCGAGCGCTGCCCACTGCCCTCGTGTGCGTGGGTGGAGGCCGGCAAGCCGGCGCACATCGGGGAGCCACGCAAGGTGCAGAAGTTCGCCGGCACCGACCGTCAGGTTCGCGGCAAGCTGATGGATGTGCTGCGCGAGAGCGCCCATCCCGTCGAACGCGCTCGCCTGGATCTGGTGTGGCTCAGCGACCCGGGCCAGCGGGATCGAGCCCTGGATTCGCTGCTGGTGGACGGGCTCGTCGAGCAGACCGAGGACGGGTTGTTCGCACTCGCCGGTGAGGGCAGCTGA